From Methanobacterium congolense, one genomic window encodes:
- a CDS encoding lysylphosphatidylglycerol synthase transmembrane domain-containing protein, with protein sequence MHLKETLKSQRTLKVIISILILLFLFKFIDFNLLLSSLKNLNALFLIVLTLIPVNILLRAWRLMIILNKDGKLISLKDSFYLNLAGITLNLFLPASSGDIAKSYYGYKWHGIKEEMLSSNIFDKFMALFSVFFIGTLAAIFLKLYLLSLFSLFLTSLLVFLLFYPKIMPWSLLNKLLSIFLKIRLDEKKLESSFMVSNIIKFKTFCISLLAWIILYFQFYLLCMSFSVDITFFYVLAVSPLMNLAILFPLTFNGLGTSEAMIMYLFSLINISPTLAILVSLFSQVVNSVIPGLFGFLIIVRK encoded by the coding sequence CAAAAGTCAAAGGACACTTAAAGTTATAATTTCTATATTAATACTCCTTTTTTTATTTAAATTCATAGATTTTAACTTACTCTTAAGCAGTTTAAAAAATTTAAATGCTTTATTCTTAATTGTTTTGACATTAATCCCTGTTAATATACTCTTGAGAGCTTGGAGATTAATGATAATTTTAAACAAAGATGGAAAACTTATTTCACTCAAGGACTCTTTTTATCTGAATCTTGCAGGCATAACCTTGAACCTTTTTTTACCTGCAAGCTCTGGAGATATTGCAAAATCGTACTATGGATACAAATGGCATGGTATTAAAGAGGAAATGTTGTCATCAAACATATTCGACAAATTCATGGCTCTTTTTTCTGTATTTTTTATAGGTACTTTAGCAGCGATTTTTCTTAAATTATATTTATTATCCCTTTTTTCATTATTTTTGACTTCATTACTTGTTTTCCTGCTTTTCTATCCCAAAATAATGCCCTGGAGCCTTTTAAATAAATTACTTTCAATTTTCCTTAAAATAAGATTAGATGAGAAAAAATTAGAATCTTCTTTTATGGTTTCTAATATAATTAAATTTAAAACATTTTGCATATCTCTGCTTGCTTGGATTATTTTATACTTCCAGTTCTATTTACTTTGCATGTCATTTTCTGTGGACATAACATTTTTCTATGTTTTGGCAGTTTCTCCATTGATGAATCTTGCCATACTGTTCCCCTTGACGTTTAATGGTTTGGGTACAAGTGAAGCAATGATTATGTACTTGTTTAGTTTAATTAATATATCACCAACTTTAGCGATTCTTGTTTCATTATTTTCACAAGTTGTGAATTCTGTAATACCCGGGTTATTTGGAT